The proteins below come from a single Halobacillus salinarum genomic window:
- a CDS encoding fumarylacetoacetate hydrolase family protein — protein MHKAKAKFSGRMQMQEIEIFENEGTIKWNGQTIDPSAYTFDVPITGTIYGTLLNYQGVLEQLGEALHHDPYKTPPKAPILYLKPKNTMIGHQAFIPMPEDESALEVGACLGLVIGEKASRVSEEDAMSYIEGYTIVNDISVPHESLFRPAVKQKARDGFCPVGPWIVNRRDTILNPDNLSVRVYVNGECKQENHTRNLVRAVPKLLEDVTEFMTLDKGDILLVGIPENPPLVKDGDLVRVEIEQVGALENRVRKEGLIGGIQS, from the coding sequence ATGCATAAAGCGAAAGCAAAATTCAGCGGACGAATGCAGATGCAGGAAATAGAGATTTTTGAAAATGAAGGAACGATCAAATGGAATGGCCAGACCATTGATCCCTCTGCTTACACCTTTGACGTCCCGATCACAGGTACTATTTACGGGACACTGCTCAATTATCAGGGGGTTCTTGAACAATTGGGTGAGGCTTTACACCACGATCCTTACAAAACTCCTCCTAAGGCTCCTATTCTATATCTCAAACCGAAAAACACAATGATTGGCCACCAAGCTTTCATACCTATGCCTGAAGATGAATCAGCACTTGAGGTTGGAGCTTGTCTGGGACTTGTCATTGGAGAAAAAGCGTCGCGGGTCAGCGAAGAAGATGCAATGAGTTACATTGAGGGTTATACCATAGTCAATGATATCAGCGTGCCTCATGAAAGTCTATTCAGACCAGCGGTTAAGCAGAAAGCTCGTGACGGTTTCTGCCCTGTTGGCCCGTGGATTGTCAATCGGCGGGATACGATTTTGAACCCTGATAACCTGTCTGTACGTGTGTATGTAAATGGAGAATGTAAACAGGAGAACCATACAAGGAATCTTGTGAGAGCTGTGCCCAAATTACTAGAAGACGTCACAGAATTCATGACTTTGGACAAAGGAGATATCCTGCTCGTTGGTATTCCTGAGAACCCTCCTCTTGTAAAAGATGGCGACCTGGTACGGGTAGAAATCGAGCAGGTCGGTGCGCTTGAAAATAGAGTGAGAAAAGAAGGTCTTATTGGAGGGATTCAGTCATGA
- a CDS encoding fumarylacetoacetate hydrolase family protein, which yields MKTARIVFQGGIYQAKEHGKGLELDNGRQVSEEDVVWLPPVEPQTSFALGLNYFDHANELSFKAPEEPLVFLKGPNTFVGHRGKTYRPSEVTNMHYECELAVIIGKQAKNVTRDEAYSYISGYTIANDYAIRDYLENYYRPNLRVKNRDYCTPLGPWHVDAADIDDPMNLSLRTYVNGELVQEGSTKDMIFAIPDLIEYLSSFMTLNRGDLILTGTPKGTVDTKVGDEVSTEIEGLGSLVNTITDERS from the coding sequence ATGAAGACGGCACGCATAGTTTTTCAAGGTGGAATCTATCAAGCAAAGGAACATGGTAAAGGGCTAGAGTTGGATAACGGCCGGCAGGTGTCTGAAGAAGATGTCGTATGGCTTCCGCCTGTCGAGCCGCAGACAAGTTTTGCACTTGGATTGAATTATTTTGATCATGCCAATGAGCTTTCATTCAAAGCACCTGAAGAACCGCTCGTTTTTTTGAAGGGACCGAATACGTTTGTCGGACACCGGGGGAAAACGTATCGTCCCTCGGAGGTCACAAATATGCATTACGAGTGTGAACTTGCCGTCATAATCGGAAAGCAGGCAAAAAATGTTACCCGGGATGAGGCTTATTCCTATATTTCCGGCTATACGATTGCGAATGATTATGCGATCCGTGATTATTTGGAAAATTATTACCGTCCCAATTTAAGAGTGAAAAACCGTGATTATTGCACGCCGCTGGGTCCGTGGCATGTTGATGCTGCAGATATCGATGATCCTATGAACCTTTCCTTGCGTACTTATGTAAATGGTGAGCTTGTACAGGAAGGATCTACAAAGGATATGATTTTTGCAATCCCTGACCTAATCGAATATTTGAGCAGCTTTATGACGTTAAATCGTGGGGACCTTATTTTAACAGGCACGCCTAAAGGCACAGTCGATACTAAAGTGGGGGATGAAGTAAGTACTGAAATCGAAGGGCTTGGGAGTCTCGTTAATACGATCACCGACGAGAGAAGCTGA
- a CDS encoding 5-carboxymethyl-2-hydroxymuconate Delta-isomerase, whose amino-acid sequence MPHVIVEYTDNLSPHTDIQSLLEKLSKVLVGRKETYPIGGIRVRAHKVTDYCIADGNEDDAFVHTTFKIGKGRSEETKLATCEELFQVIKEHFAPVYEEKYLALSLELAEFQYKTFKHNNIHSRFN is encoded by the coding sequence ATGCCGCATGTCATAGTGGAATATACCGATAACTTATCGCCTCATACAGATATCCAAAGCCTGTTAGAGAAGCTAAGCAAAGTTTTAGTGGGGCGAAAGGAAACTTATCCGATTGGCGGCATCCGCGTCAGAGCGCATAAAGTCACGGACTACTGTATTGCAGATGGCAATGAAGACGATGCGTTTGTTCATACGACGTTTAAAATAGGAAAAGGTAGAAGCGAGGAGACGAAGCTGGCGACCTGTGAAGAACTGTTTCAAGTCATTAAAGAGCACTTCGCACCGGTGTATGAAGAAAAATACTTAGCGTTATCGCTTGAACTTGCAGAATTTCAGTATAAGACCTTCAAACATAATAATATCCACAGTCGGTTTAACTAA
- a CDS encoding LysR family transcriptional regulator: MDIKQLRYFRTVAEEGQVTKAAKKLHMAQPPLSQQIKLMEEELSLKLFDRQGRKLELTNAGRVLYQKAGQILTDLEETIVEVKETNEGITGVLHVGSNKSCFSYLTGPLHQLRQQYPHLTYQLREGDTYFLAECIRRREIEMAVVRLPIEPDEFEMIPLPSEPYVLVTPKSWDLFPADTKKVQVEDLKDIPLMLLHRISGMGQFELVVNECRKHGFDPHVICECPDATMLLSLAANGVGATIVPRSTLKAFSFPNIQSFEFTNAEIEARAVIIWDKNRYLTKASKRLLQWLEVNKKTLKELIQP, encoded by the coding sequence TTGGACATTAAACAATTGCGCTACTTTCGTACAGTTGCTGAAGAAGGTCAAGTAACCAAAGCAGCAAAAAAGCTCCATATGGCTCAGCCGCCCCTCAGCCAGCAAATCAAATTGATGGAGGAGGAACTTTCTCTAAAGCTGTTTGACCGCCAAGGACGGAAGCTTGAACTGACCAATGCCGGTCGTGTACTTTATCAAAAGGCTGGTCAAATCCTTACTGATCTTGAAGAAACGATTGTCGAGGTCAAGGAAACGAATGAAGGAATCACTGGAGTGCTCCACGTAGGTTCCAACAAGTCCTGCTTTTCTTATTTGACTGGTCCTTTGCATCAATTAAGACAGCAATATCCGCACTTAACCTACCAGCTAAGAGAAGGGGATACGTATTTTCTCGCAGAATGCATCCGAAGGCGTGAAATCGAAATGGCAGTTGTCCGTCTTCCTATCGAACCAGATGAATTTGAAATGATCCCGCTTCCCTCCGAACCCTACGTGCTCGTCACTCCAAAATCCTGGGACCTCTTCCCGGCAGACACTAAAAAAGTACAGGTCGAGGACTTAAAGGATATTCCCTTAATGCTTCTGCACCGAATCAGCGGCATGGGGCAGTTTGAGTTGGTTGTAAATGAATGCAGAAAACACGGCTTTGACCCTCACGTTATCTGTGAATGTCCAGATGCAACGATGCTCTTATCGCTGGCGGCTAATGGTGTAGGGGCTACGATTGTTCCTCGCTCAACTTTGAAAGCGTTTTCTTTCCCTAATATCCAGAGCTTTGAATTTACGAACGCAGAGATTGAAGCAAGAGCCGTCATCATATGGGATAAAAATCGCTACTTGACGAAAGCCTCGAAGCGACTCCTGCAATGGCTTGAAGTGAATAAGAAGACTTTAAAAGAACTCATACAGCCTTGA
- the hpaE gene encoding 5-carboxymethyl-2-hydroxymuconate semialdehyde dehydrogenase yields the protein MSELTLPDINEAGKRVIKDVKDIQLYIDGAFVDAVNQEQFDNYNPFTNESINRIASGAEADIHKAVKAARKAFKGEWGSLSQNERLSYIYKIADLIDEHIDEIAPLESYDTGLPISQTKKMVARAAHNFRFYAEMVKSRLVGDAYQVDDEFLNYTIHKPVGVAGLITPWNAPFMLETWKIAPALATGNTVVLKPAEWSPLTANRLAEIIDKAGLPDGVFNVVHGYGETAGASLVAHEDVELISFTGETTTGSEIMKNGADTLKRFSMELGGKSPIIVFEDADFERAIDACTWGIFSFNGERCTANSRLYVHEDIASDFIAALKDRVQNIVVGDPMREDTQVGPLIHTKHYESVKSYLELAEQEGCEVISGSIPKEHSRGNFVAPTLLLNADTSMKVVQEEIFGPVIAVMTFKDEAEVIDYANNVRYGLAGYVWTKDLQRGHRVAQAVNSGMLWINSQNVRDLRTPFGGSKHSGIGREGGHYAFEFYTEVQIIHVALGEHRIPQFGKK from the coding sequence ATGAGCGAACTTACATTACCAGATATTAACGAAGCAGGAAAACGCGTGATAAAAGATGTGAAAGATATCCAGCTTTATATCGATGGAGCTTTTGTCGATGCCGTGAACCAAGAGCAATTTGATAACTATAACCCGTTTACGAATGAAAGTATCAACAGAATAGCATCAGGAGCAGAAGCTGATATCCATAAGGCGGTTAAAGCAGCCAGAAAAGCTTTTAAAGGGGAATGGGGAAGTCTTTCACAAAATGAGCGGTTAAGCTACATTTATAAAATTGCTGATTTGATTGATGAGCACATTGATGAAATTGCGCCGCTTGAATCCTATGATACGGGTCTGCCAATCAGCCAGACGAAGAAGATGGTCGCGCGAGCTGCCCACAACTTCAGGTTTTACGCCGAGATGGTGAAAAGCCGTCTGGTGGGCGATGCTTACCAGGTGGATGATGAGTTTCTCAATTACACCATTCATAAGCCAGTGGGGGTAGCAGGATTAATTACTCCTTGGAATGCTCCATTTATGCTGGAAACGTGGAAGATTGCTCCAGCGCTCGCGACAGGAAATACGGTCGTGTTAAAGCCGGCCGAATGGTCGCCCCTTACAGCGAATCGATTAGCTGAAATTATCGATAAAGCAGGGCTTCCTGACGGGGTATTCAATGTTGTTCACGGTTATGGTGAAACGGCTGGTGCTTCGCTGGTTGCTCACGAAGACGTTGAATTGATTTCATTTACCGGGGAAACAACTACAGGTTCTGAAATTATGAAAAATGGCGCTGACACGCTGAAGCGGTTCTCTATGGAGCTTGGCGGGAAATCGCCGATTATCGTCTTTGAAGACGCTGACTTTGAAAGGGCCATCGACGCCTGCACGTGGGGAATCTTCTCCTTTAACGGCGAACGCTGTACAGCCAACTCAAGATTATACGTCCATGAGGACATTGCTTCCGATTTTATTGCAGCCTTGAAAGATCGAGTCCAGAACATAGTAGTAGGGGACCCGATGAGAGAGGATACGCAGGTGGGGCCGTTGATTCATACGAAACATTATGAAAGTGTGAAAAGCTACCTTGAGCTCGCTGAGCAGGAAGGCTGTGAAGTTATCAGCGGCTCCATTCCGAAAGAGCACAGCCGCGGCAACTTTGTAGCACCGACTTTACTGCTTAACGCAGATACTTCCATGAAAGTTGTTCAGGAAGAGATTTTCGGACCTGTGATCGCTGTTATGACATTTAAAGATGAAGCTGAGGTTATCGATTATGCGAATAATGTCCGTTACGGCTTGGCCGGCTACGTTTGGACCAAAGATTTGCAAAGAGGCCATCGCGTCGCACAGGCTGTTAATTCCGGCATGCTGTGGATCAATTCACAGAATGTCCGTGATTTACGAACACCATTTGGAGGATCTAAACATAGCGGAATCGGACGTGAAGGCGGTCATTATGCCTTTGAATTTTATACAGAAGTACAAATCATCCATGTTGCGCTTGGCGAACACCGCATCCCGCAATTCGGAAAAAAATAA
- the hpaB gene encoding 4-hydroxyphenylacetate 3-monooxygenase, oxygenase component codes for MPAKTGAQYKEKLKQAKNNVYIHGERVEDPTTHPAFKNVVQSMADLYDLQYEKPEKMLYTSPQTGDQVGMTFYRPETIEDLIKRREAIQEWARLSGGLMGRSPDYLNAEVMAMGVASDLFGEDDPMFAENARNYYDYARENDISLTHTLIHPQVNRQKAQHEQKDANVALHLVEKRSDGIIVDGVRLLATQGGITDEILVFPSTVKKAGELDDPYSLAFVVANNTPGVKFISRESFDQGRSQWDHPLGSRFEEGDAIVYFDHVFVPWEKVFVCGNSSICNRTFAETNAVVHMSHQVVAKNVVKTEFLLGVVLNLMESIGIDKFQHVQDKGTEIMLVLETMKSHLFKAEHNAKLDKWGTMTPDFEALNAARNWYPRMYPRLVEILRILGASGLMGIPTEEDFHHEEIGPLVNRALQSKNLEGYERVKLFRLAWDLTMSAFGSRQTHYEYYFFGDPVKMGMTYFEQFNKAPYKEYVQDFMKKVKSSKPNYIRV; via the coding sequence ATGCCAGCAAAAACAGGAGCGCAGTATAAAGAGAAGTTAAAACAGGCGAAAAATAATGTTTATATCCACGGGGAGCGTGTTGAGGATCCGACCACTCATCCCGCCTTTAAAAACGTCGTGCAGTCGATGGCGGACCTGTATGATCTGCAATATGAAAAGCCGGAAAAGATGCTCTACACATCGCCTCAAACGGGAGACCAAGTTGGGATGACATTTTACCGACCCGAAACGATTGAAGACTTGATCAAGCGTAGAGAAGCAATCCAGGAATGGGCTCGTCTTTCCGGAGGATTGATGGGACGATCTCCTGACTATTTGAATGCAGAAGTCATGGCTATGGGAGTAGCGAGCGACTTGTTTGGTGAAGATGACCCGATGTTTGCCGAAAATGCGAGGAACTATTATGACTATGCCCGCGAAAATGATATCAGCTTGACCCACACCCTGATTCATCCTCAAGTAAACCGCCAAAAAGCACAGCATGAACAAAAGGATGCCAATGTAGCCCTTCACCTGGTGGAAAAACGCTCGGACGGAATAATTGTTGACGGGGTACGCTTACTTGCTACACAAGGCGGGATTACAGATGAAATTCTCGTTTTCCCATCGACAGTTAAAAAAGCTGGCGAACTTGATGATCCGTACTCTCTTGCCTTTGTTGTCGCTAATAATACACCTGGGGTGAAGTTCATAAGCCGTGAATCCTTCGATCAAGGCAGGAGCCAGTGGGATCACCCATTAGGCAGCCGCTTTGAAGAGGGAGATGCGATAGTATATTTTGACCACGTTTTCGTCCCATGGGAGAAGGTGTTCGTATGTGGGAATTCTTCCATCTGCAACCGTACCTTCGCTGAAACAAATGCGGTTGTGCATATGTCCCACCAGGTGGTGGCCAAAAATGTTGTCAAAACTGAATTCCTGCTCGGTGTGGTGTTAAATTTGATGGAGTCGATCGGGATCGATAAATTCCAGCACGTTCAGGATAAAGGAACGGAAATCATGCTCGTGCTTGAAACGATGAAATCGCACCTCTTCAAAGCCGAGCACAATGCCAAGCTGGATAAATGGGGCACGATGACACCGGATTTTGAAGCATTGAATGCCGCTAGAAACTGGTATCCAAGAATGTATCCGCGTCTTGTGGAGATTCTTCGTATTCTAGGTGCTTCCGGTTTAATGGGGATCCCAACTGAAGAGGACTTCCATCACGAAGAAATTGGACCGCTGGTTAATCGAGCGCTGCAATCAAAGAATCTAGAAGGCTATGAACGTGTGAAACTCTTCCGTCTCGCGTGGGATTTGACGATGAGCGCTTTTGGCAGCAGACAGACTCACTATGAGTATTACTTCTTTGGGGATCCCGTGAAAATGGGCATGACCTACTTTGAACAATTTAATAAAGCACCTTATAAAGAGTACGTCCAGGACTTTATGAAAAAAGTGAAATCCTCCAAACCAAACTATATCCGAGTATAA
- the hpaD gene encoding 3,4-dihydroxyphenylacetate 2,3-dioxygenase: MDFDIIRAGRAVLHVTDLEKSRAFYEALGFIETASDSGQIFFRGLEEHNHHSLVLKKKKTPAVEVISYKVRSEQDLDHLADFYNKQGTEVKWMEAGTQEAVGRTVRIQDISGLPVEYYGEMDPAERLLQKYHYHKGAKVQRIDHFNCMVPDVEKAYDHYIHQLGFACSEYTEGEEKKIWAAWLHRKPSVHDVAYMNGLGPRLHHIGFWLKDPMNLIDACDVLASMGYGSAIERGPGRHGLSNALFLYLRDPDGHRIELYNGDYLTSDPDFKPIRWDLDDPMRQTFWGHQAPDSWFDEASEVLDVHSNQKTALKNPTLKKRKPTFVT, from the coding sequence ATGGATTTTGATATCATCCGCGCAGGCCGCGCTGTTTTGCACGTCACTGATTTGGAAAAATCAAGAGCTTTTTATGAAGCTCTTGGTTTCATTGAAACAGCTTCAGACAGCGGGCAGATTTTTTTCAGAGGGCTGGAAGAACATAACCACCATAGTCTTGTCTTGAAAAAAAAGAAAACGCCAGCCGTAGAAGTGATCAGCTACAAGGTGAGGTCAGAACAGGATTTAGATCATTTAGCTGACTTTTACAACAAGCAGGGGACTGAAGTGAAATGGATGGAAGCGGGCACGCAGGAAGCAGTCGGTCGAACCGTGAGAATTCAGGATATCTCCGGGTTACCAGTTGAGTACTATGGCGAGATGGACCCTGCTGAACGATTGCTGCAGAAATACCATTATCATAAAGGAGCAAAAGTACAGCGCATCGACCACTTTAACTGCATGGTCCCGGACGTTGAAAAGGCTTATGACCATTACATCCATCAATTAGGCTTCGCTTGCTCTGAATATACAGAAGGAGAGGAAAAGAAAATCTGGGCTGCCTGGCTGCACCGGAAGCCGAGTGTTCATGATGTAGCTTACATGAATGGACTGGGGCCGAGACTTCACCATATCGGTTTTTGGCTGAAGGATCCGATGAATCTTATTGACGCCTGCGATGTCCTGGCATCGATGGGGTACGGGTCAGCGATCGAACGCGGTCCTGGACGTCACGGATTATCTAACGCGCTGTTTCTTTATTTAAGGGATCCGGACGGTCACCGGATTGAGCTCTATAATGGCGATTATTTGACGAGTGATCCGGACTTTAAACCGATACGCTGGGATCTGGATGATCCTATGCGCCAGACGTTCTGGGGACATCAGGCTCCTGACAGCTGGTTTGATGAAGCATCAGAAGTTCTTGATGTTCATTCGAATCAAAAAACAGCGCTGAAAAATCCGACGCTTAAGAAACGCAAGCCTACGTTTGTAACGTGA
- a CDS encoding flavin reductase family protein — MDDRMFRTAMGKFATGVTVIASEVEGQVHGMTANAFMSVSLDPKLVLISIDKKAKMNEVIHKANKFTVNILSGEQQEMSMIFAGQIKENKHVEFETFEGLPVIENSLVSLACSVYQSHEAGDHTLYVGEVLNLNVKDGEPLAFYEGKYMQMT, encoded by the coding sequence ATGGACGATCGTATGTTCAGAACGGCGATGGGCAAGTTTGCGACAGGAGTAACGGTTATCGCTTCAGAAGTGGAGGGGCAGGTTCACGGAATGACCGCTAATGCTTTCATGTCCGTTTCCCTTGATCCGAAGCTTGTTCTTATTTCGATCGATAAAAAAGCAAAAATGAATGAAGTGATTCATAAAGCAAACAAATTTACTGTGAATATCCTCTCTGGGGAGCAACAGGAAATGTCGATGATTTTTGCCGGGCAGATAAAGGAAAATAAACATGTAGAGTTTGAAACGTTTGAAGGTCTTCCGGTTATTGAAAACTCCCTGGTCAGTCTGGCTTGCAGTGTCTATCAATCTCATGAAGCAGGGGATCACACGTTGTATGTAGGGGAAGTACTCAACCTGAATGTAAAGGATGGAGAACCGCTCGCGTTCTATGAAGGAAAATATATGCAAATGACTTAA
- the hpaI gene encoding 2,4-dihydroxyhept-2-ene-1,7-dioic acid aldolase, translating into MDYQEIKAKLRGSMTPVVTPFKENHAIDFEGLSALIEFQLENGTHAISVTGTSGEPSSLTEEERIKVIETAHKTINGRVPFVPGTGSTNHEETVRMTKKAEEIGADAALVIVPYYNKPNQHALYKHFKTVADSVDIPIIVYNIPGRTAQNLHVDTLAHLSKDCPNIIGVKESNKDFEHVNRVLLKCGRDFLLFSGIELLCYPMLAIGGAGSVSATANVLPGKVAQMHDAWFEGDVVTAQKLHYELMELNDVLFKDTNPAPVKAALGMMGKIEPHLRLPMDLPSEELQNEIRQTLNKYGINLQYA; encoded by the coding sequence ATAGATTACCAGGAGATCAAAGCGAAATTAAGAGGCTCCATGACACCTGTCGTCACACCGTTCAAAGAAAATCATGCCATTGATTTTGAAGGCCTGTCCGCCTTGATCGAGTTTCAGCTGGAAAATGGAACCCATGCGATTTCGGTAACGGGAACTTCCGGAGAACCAAGCTCGCTGACAGAAGAAGAGCGGATAAAGGTTATTGAAACCGCCCATAAAACAATTAATGGCCGGGTTCCCTTTGTACCAGGTACGGGGTCCACGAACCATGAAGAAACGGTGCGGATGACGAAAAAAGCAGAAGAAATTGGAGCAGATGCCGCTTTAGTCATCGTCCCTTATTATAATAAACCGAACCAGCATGCCTTGTATAAGCACTTTAAAACGGTGGCGGATTCTGTGGACATCCCGATTATTGTCTACAATATTCCAGGACGTACAGCTCAGAACCTCCACGTGGATACATTAGCTCATTTGAGTAAAGACTGCCCCAATATTATCGGGGTGAAAGAATCAAACAAAGATTTTGAACATGTGAACCGCGTCCTTTTAAAGTGCGGGCGTGACTTCCTCCTATTCTCCGGCATCGAATTGCTTTGTTATCCAATGCTCGCTATCGGCGGAGCAGGCTCTGTCAGTGCCACGGCAAATGTGCTGCCAGGAAAAGTAGCCCAAATGCATGATGCATGGTTCGAAGGGGATGTAGTCACTGCTCAGAAGCTTCACTATGAACTCATGGAGCTGAACGATGTTTTATTCAAAGATACAAACCCTGCTCCAGTTAAAGCGGCCCTAGGCATGATGGGTAAGATCGAACCCCATCTAAGGCTCCCGATGGATCTTCCATCCGAAGAGCTGCAAAATGAAATCCGTCAAACTTTGAACAAATATGGAATTAACCTGCAATACGCTTAA
- a CDS encoding alpha/beta fold hydrolase — protein sequence MEQFKLTKSFSSSFGNISFDIRGQGPPLILVHGTPWSSFNWRHIIPALSQWFTVYFYDLLGYGQSEKPDDDVSLGVQNKVFSELLNHWGLKKPLVIGHDFGGTTVLRTHILEKQDFEKIILIDPVAVAPWGSPFFSHVNSYESAFQGIPAYIHESMVSTYVQGAAYKSMDEETLEGILKPWMGSNGQMAFYRQIAQADQRYTDEIESFYKEIKEPLLIIWGEQDNWIPIEKGNQLHEKIKTSEFVSIPNAGHLIQEDQPAELVSHILKFLVT from the coding sequence ATGGAACAATTTAAATTAACGAAAAGCTTTTCATCATCATTCGGAAATATTAGTTTTGACATTAGGGGCCAAGGGCCTCCACTTATCCTTGTACATGGAACTCCATGGTCATCATTTAACTGGCGACATATTATTCCCGCACTAAGTCAATGGTTTACTGTCTACTTTTATGATCTTCTGGGTTATGGGCAGTCTGAAAAGCCGGATGACGATGTTTCACTTGGAGTGCAGAACAAGGTTTTTTCGGAACTTCTAAATCATTGGGGACTGAAAAAACCGCTAGTGATCGGGCATGATTTTGGCGGAACCACTGTGTTAAGAACGCATATTTTGGAAAAGCAGGATTTTGAAAAAATAATCCTTATCGATCCTGTCGCTGTCGCTCCGTGGGGGTCTCCCTTTTTCTCACATGTAAACAGCTATGAATCAGCTTTTCAAGGAATTCCTGCGTACATTCATGAGTCAATGGTTTCAACTTACGTCCAGGGAGCGGCATATAAGTCCATGGATGAAGAAACATTAGAGGGGATCCTAAAACCTTGGATGGGTTCAAATGGCCAGATGGCATTTTATCGACAAATAGCCCAGGCAGACCAACGATACACAGATGAAATAGAATCCTTTTACAAAGAAATCAAAGAACCTTTATTAATCATTTGGGGGGAGCAGGATAACTGGATTCCAATTGAAAAAGGAAATCAATTGCATGAAAAGATTAAAACCTCAGAATTTGTTTCGATTCCCAATGCAGGGCATTTAATACAGGAAGATCAACCTGCTGAACTTGTGTCACATATACTAAAATTCCTTGTTACTTAA
- a CDS encoding PadR family transcriptional regulator: protein MSNFREMMKGVLEGCVLEIISRGETYGYEITQQLRELGFTDVVEGTVYTITMRLEKNNLVDIEKKPSTMGPPRKFYTLNAAGREHLEIFWQKWEFVSSKINELKN, encoded by the coding sequence ATGAGTAATTTCAGAGAAATGATGAAAGGGGTGCTGGAGGGGTGTGTACTTGAGATCATCAGCCGTGGCGAAACGTACGGCTATGAAATCACTCAACAATTGCGGGAACTAGGCTTTACAGATGTGGTGGAAGGCACTGTTTATACGATAACCATGCGGCTTGAAAAAAACAATCTGGTGGATATCGAGAAAAAGCCATCGACTATGGGACCGCCTAGAAAATTTTACACACTCAATGCAGCAGGTCGAGAGCATCTCGAAATTTTTTGGCAGAAATGGGAATTTGTCTCAAGCAAAATTAACGAACTAAAAAACTAA
- a CDS encoding DUF1048 domain-containing protein: MSIFEKIIGSLEDKREWRAMEARAKELPSEYYNAYKAIQKYMWTTGGPSDWKDTSRIFNGILDLFEEGAAEGKKVTDLTGEDVAEFCDELLKDEKTWSDKYRKKLNDTIGRD, encoded by the coding sequence ATGAGTATTTTTGAAAAAATTATTGGAAGTCTTGAAGATAAGCGGGAATGGAGGGCGATGGAGGCACGTGCAAAAGAGCTTCCAAGTGAGTATTACAACGCCTACAAAGCGATCCAAAAATATATGTGGACGACTGGCGGCCCGTCTGACTGGAAAGATACCAGCCGAATCTTTAACGGCATTCTTGATCTCTTTGAGGAAGGCGCAGCGGAAGGGAAAAAAGTGACAGACCTTACAGGTGAAGATGTGGCCGAATTCTGCGACGAGCTGTTGAAGGATGAGAAAACTTGGAGTGACAAGTATCGCAAGAAATTGAACGATACGATTGGTCGTGACTAA
- a CDS encoding ABC transporter ATP-binding protein, whose amino-acid sequence MNNAVISVKGLKKSFKDKEVLKGVDFDVRRGEIFALLGSNGAGKTSIVNILSTLMKRDSGKAEVCGFDVQSQSDHVRQRISLTGQFAAIDGMQTGRENLMMIAKLRGVSTPAQAADQLLERFSLTDASNRRTDKYSGGMKRRLDIAMSLIGTPAVIFLDEPSTGLDPEARKEVWNTIKELAGGGTTILLTTQYLEEAEQLADRIAILHGGQIISSGTLTELKEMFPPAKVEYIEKQPTLEEIFLAIIGKKEENVHEK is encoded by the coding sequence ATGAACAATGCAGTGATTTCTGTAAAAGGGTTAAAAAAATCCTTTAAAGACAAGGAAGTCTTAAAGGGGGTGGATTTTGATGTGCGGCGTGGGGAAATTTTCGCCCTGCTCGGCTCAAATGGTGCAGGCAAGACGTCCATCGTCAACATCCTCTCAACACTGATGAAACGTGACAGCGGAAAAGCAGAAGTTTGCGGTTTTGACGTCCAGAGTCAATCCGATCATGTCCGTCAGCGCATCAGCCTGACCGGACAGTTTGCTGCTATTGATGGCATGCAAACAGGTCGGGAAAACTTGATGATGATTGCCAAACTGCGGGGCGTTTCGACGCCTGCTCAAGCTGCCGATCAACTGCTGGAAAGGTTCAGCCTGACCGATGCGTCGAACCGCCGGACCGACAAGTACTCCGGCGGGATGAAGCGCCGGCTGGACATCGCCATGAGCCTGATCGGTACGCCGGCTGTTATTTTTCTCGACGAACCGTCTACAGGACTGGATCCCGAGGCACGAAAGGAAGTCTGGAATACGATTAAAGAACTTGCCGGCGGGGGCACAACGATCTTGCTGACCACCCAGTACTTGGAGGAAGCGGAACAACTGGCGGATCGAATAGCTATTCTTCACGGCGGACAAATTATTTCGAGCGGTACTCTTACCGAGCTGAAGGAGATGTTCCCGCCAGCGAAAGTGGAGTACATCGAGAAACAGCCGACATTAGAGGAAATTTTCCTAGCGATCATTGGCAAAAAGGAAGAAAATGTCCATGAAAAGTAA